The Hermetia illucens chromosome 2, iHerIll2.2.curated.20191125, whole genome shotgun sequence genomic interval GGAATTGcgccgattgtggaaaaactgcgagacatGGTATgctcatgtaattcacgctaaggaCTAAGGACTTACGAACCGagcaaaagctgaaaaaaaaaaaaaattagtgtaTGGTAATTTGCGGATCGAGCGATAATCAAAAGGCCATCTAGAGTGGCCGCAGTCGACGGAGTTGAATCGGGGAGAACTATTGGCCGTGAAGATCCACTCGCAAATCCTGAAATTTCACTAAACTGTTCCGGCGACAAGTGCTTACTTGTCTCTAGCCCAGCTTGAGAATACAGGTAGCCTTTCGAACACTCCAGTCCAAATATAAATGGTGCCCAACGTTGCGGTGAACCCCAAAGGCTACGCCTCATGAAAATCTGAGGCAGGAAAAGCATCGATTGAAAGTACAATCCTTCATGGATTTTCTTCCTCTAACACGGAAATCAGTTCGGGAGCTCTACGGCTCCACACGCGCATTCGAACTGTCACAACTCTCGGGTCTATTTCGAATTCCGATCCGGACTTAAGCATTATCTCAACAACACGTGAAGTTTAATTGAATAACATGTGAGgcactgaagtgttcaaagcaTCCCTGCACATTCTGGAGCTTGGCTAGCAAAGTGATAAGAAGGACTAACTGACTCGTTAAAGCTCCAATATTTGCTGgcgaaccttcacggtcaatttcgacaACTTTTTAgcggttttgggatagctctcccctcttggtcgactGATGCCCATCAAAATTAAACCCTGCTCGAACTTAGTAATATAACACTCGAGAAAAGTGTTAATTTCACACTCTCGGTATTCGCGGATTAGAAAAAGGAGAACTCGCACAGCTCAAGCCAAGCCTGAgatatttcattcatttatgCTCGTATTCCACTCCCTAATTTTCCCGACGCTTGAAATATGTATGTGGAATGTTACACTGAATTAAGACGATTCGTGTGAATTTTCCGTAATCACACTAGCAATGTGATGTATTCAATATTCTTCAACATATTTCAAGAACATGCAAATTATCTCACATATGTAGTCACACAGTTTCCTTTTCTAGGACTACCCAATGAACGATCCAGTGAATATCTACATTCCCTTACGACACCTGTGGCGAGTTTCGATGGACGAAGAGCGTACCTGAATGGTGATCTCATGAGTAGAAAACTTCTGCTAATTAGATACGATGTGGGATTAAATTTTACTCCTTCAGGATCAGCTGGCAAGTTTCACACAACTGAACACCATAACATCGGTTATCCCGAGGTGCTCATAGGTCTCATACCACATACCCTCCAAATATGACAACCAGATAAGCCATTAAAGCACCAGCTAAGGTAAAGTTATTTCCCCATACACAAAGGTAACTATCACCAAAACAGGACTAACCAATTTatggaagattaaatacatttttGTACCCTAAAGAAAACTAAgtaattttttgcaaaataataTATTTGGTAAGTCAGTCAGTTCAGTTTTCCGTTTAAGCAGCAGCCTTCTTCTTCCAAACACCATCATAACCCCAGGCTGGGGAAGCATAAGCGTGTCCCCATCCAGCTCCGTATCCCCAACCATGTCCGTAACCAGCTACAACTGGAGCGTTGTAGGCAGCGTGGAGTGGAGCGACTGCAGCGTGTCCCCAACCGGCAGTGGCGAGTGGAGCAACAGCGGCAGCATGTCCCCAACCACCATATCCCCAACCTCCGTATGGAGCAACGTAGCCAGCTGAAGCGGCGCCGATCAAAGCGAGGGCCAAAAGGACGAATTTCTGTAAAAGGATTTATGAAAATTAGGAAATTGTTATATTTTCTTAActtaaacctttcataccattTTGAGTTTTTGTGGTATTCTGGATAAGTTATTCCTGAATGATAAGCTTTGATCGTAGTCGCAAGTTTATATACAGCTTGGCTTTTGCGAAGTATTTTCGATCCCAccaaaatattcaatatttggggaaaattttcaaaatagaacCACATATTTCGCATATAAATGACAAATTTATGCTTTCAAGAAAATAGGCTGGTTTCCTGACAAGTATAATAGGAAGTACTTATTTGAAACTAAAAGTGTAAAAGAAAAAAGTGTCATTTCCaatagaaaaaattaatttactcaTTAAGTATTTGATAATGTTGTTTATCTttcattttttcacattttaagGAGCAGGTTCTAAAAGACAGAATATATTAATCTGGTATTTCAGGGGTTTGAATGATTCTGCTATTAAATTTCTAGGTCATTTACGCACGCAACACGAGTATTCTAAGTAGGTGTGGCACTGGTTGGTTTCAGATAGTATTAATTAATCCATGATAAGAGATAACCAGAAATCGGGTGTGTGTATATGGGCTTGTTCGTTAGGAAAACAAGGAAGTTAAAATAATCAAGAATTCCAAAGGGAATGGAGAGAAGACTTCTTGCTTTCATTTAGTCCAATGATTTAAGAGCGTACAATCCAAAATAAAACATTTAACACCATACTTTTCCCGAAAAACAAGGAGATccttatttattaattatatttaCTTGATACGACCATCAACAGATAGGAACCAAGAGGATCAGCGATGTATTGATTAGTTTACAAAGCACCCCTctctttattttaaaatgtgtCTAAATGTCCTCATTGAGAGCAAGACGTACAGGGGTAGATTATAGACAGTAAAACACTCCCAGCTTTTTTTAAGGCACATAGTCAGTCATCTTTAAAAGATATTAGCCCCGAGTACGTGGCATATCTGCTGGCCCATTAAAACTTCCCTTTTGCCGTACAGCCTCTAAGAAGTGTTACATCGAGGGGCAATTTCAGTTTATGCTAGCTTTGTTTCCCTTCTTCCAATAGCCGACTTCGCAACTGTACCTTTTTGTAATACACCCTTTTCTAAGTAGGTCCCCATAAAGACGATCGCATCCAAATTACCGTGGCTTGAAAGTAAATTTCATGCCAGTAATCAAGGTTCCCGGTATGCTCATCTCTTCGCACAGAGGTAAGTACAACTGCAGAATACCTGTTTTAGATCTTCCAGTATGGGGTGTGTTAATATTAATCCCCCAATCTCAGGGGGTACTTCTCAACCGCACTCTTTTTTAAGgtatatataaaacaaaaccatctGTATGTCTGCCTATCTATGTGTCTGTCTGTAGCGCCTTTTGTCTCAGAAAGGATTGGtacgaaatttgataaaaaggtGAGACCTGCGAATCCcattacatgcagtgagtaacatagttccacttTGAGttcaaggggggtccccatatatccaAAAAAGGGGGCCGACATCTTTTTTCACTGATTATTGATGTGGGGTATAAAtttaaaggtttcgattagtactttccgcagccgatatttgttttgacattggatcaaaggggaggagtacgattccgaaaagggtcagttacttcaagattCAAGTGTCTTAAAAGGAATATGGTTGGCCATTCACATgatatctaagcctcaaaatgcgctccataccgatacctgtttgaaaaaagttatttattataagtatattttctatAAGTTGGCTGAGTACCCGCCTTAATTTTATCCGAAAATTATCAGTAACATAGGCTATACTATTAAGCGCAATACTACCAAGTTCggaggaaatcgcactattactaacaggaagataataagtcaaagttatcACTTTTGTGTTTCCTATCTGGACGTAACTTTATCCTAGCCTTTCCACTGTGTGCAGATTACTAGTTTAAATTAACTAGGCTTTTAATTTTGCTCCGGCAGCCATCAACTTTGGACCTTTTTCGCTTGAACATTTGATCCTTAGCAATTTTAATACGCCTGCACATGGCAAGTTGCCTCCACTAGAACGAAGAATCATTTCGaagtgaatttgaattttttcttgctatttcttttcatttttgttgttgACGCTCTTCTATCCACTATCCACTGATTCCTTCACATGTTTGCATTCGCAATAAGTGGAAAGTCATTTCTTCTTCAACTGTATTTATACTAAAAGTCAAGGTGCTTTTcatattgttgttgtttttgtccCCTGAGATTCGGCAGGCTAATAGTCCAACATGTAAGGATCTCtactcaaaaatatttattgaagcTTGAAAAACTTATCTATACTATCTATCTTCCAAACCTAACTTACAAGTGTAGAGAGAGTatgtaatgatagcaaccttctcTTCAATGTGGGACTTGCATTCCATCCGGACCAACCACCGCACAGGCAGACCCGTGGCGTATGAACGCAGCATTAGTTACCAGGAACAGAAAACCTCTCGATTTGAGGCTCTCCACCGCCCCGCccagattgatacaaatcaacttcaaccatTGCGGGGGGAAGTCGAGTGACCAACGGCAAAATCTTAATTCAAATCTTCGCGGAGTTAGGCATCGTACTCGCCATTTTGGATGCGTGCCCAActtccgaggcagaggactaggctcaatcgtcgatctaactTACCTCAGTagctcgttggcgagagggatggtctggcgggtgaatAAGCGCTATACCcccagtgaccatcaggccatctttctcgagaTCAAGAACGggggaggcgacagtcgagtcagcatcaaaagcggaaaaaccaggatagttgggtggtccactggagctttcgaggaagagatatTCCTGGCGGGTTTAGAAGGCGGTTACAACCCGAgagaacggcgctggaaaaagtgaaccaatTATGTCAACAGATAACTGACTCCTGCGACTCTGCAATACCGCGACGCAAGTTGCATCACAGtaggaaccaaccaacaaatcaCGCTGTCTGCGAGCGAGTATGCTTTGCCAAAGGaacagagggaagccagaacatcagcagtcggagaaagaGTACCTAGATCTTCGAAATAGCCTTAAGAagactatacgggaaagtaagccgaattgctacaagcagttgtgccgtCAAGCAAATACAAACCCGTgaggcgctgcttacaaggttgtaatgaataagattcgtggacaaaaatcaccccgaTTGACGTGCCCGCcagtcttgttcaaaataatcgcaatccttttcccacaacaagaagaaagcggaCCACATCCAATGGTtaaacaggacgtcttcacaaaCAACCCGGGATtgccgaggaggaactacgggagatctgtggacgaattggggacaaTCAGGCTCCGAGATTTGActggattccgaacaaagccctgaagtttgttgttaaaatcaggcccgcatggtttataagtacatttgaatcatgcatgaaggagtgtttcccgctcagtgAAATAGACGGAGGTTGGTTCtgttaccgaagccccaaaaaccacctggcgcaccctcttcatatctccCTATCTGACTAGAcactatggagaaaatgttggagtgagTGATACACAACAGGCTGCGTCTGTTCATCGAGCTAGCGGATGTTCTATCGGAACAGCAGTATGCGCGGTCCACGATTGATGCCATTGCAATGGTCGTTGACATGACCAAGGAAGTATCGGCCGGTGGTAAGTACTGCGCGGTGGTAACGCCGGAAGttaggaatgcctttaattcagtcaacggattaagggcaccctggctaaactaaGTGTCCctggttataataataataatcgttggcgcaacaatccatattggatcagggtcttgaagtgtgttagagaacttcattcaagactgtaacggcacagtacagtacattgtaggggGCAacctggtcagcattgcactcgcccgaggttattaccctgatttgactcaggtactcattcacagctgaatcgagtggtatcggacgtcaaatcacaatacaaaaccCAATGtcaccggtgagatttgaaccgcgaccttccgtatgacagcctcgtgctccaaccactcagctatccggactcggACACGGACAAATGTCACTGGTAACTTAGCTagaataatcgagagttacctttctgagagacttctttggtacgagacggacgacggaccgaaagaatatattgtgacagcaggtgttccctaaagcctTGTACTAGGGCctgctgtggaatataatgtatAACGGAGTGCTCGGCCATGGCGTGCCCAGGAAGGCAACATTGATTTGTTTTGCGGACGATCTGTCACTGATAGTAGATGCGAAAGatcaccaggacgtggaactataTGTAAGtgcaaccattcatgccatcaaagatgCCATCCAAATGATGAAATTGGACCTAGCGGAAgataaaaattcttctctcgaacgcggccaagagctcgcaatttttcctcctaagaacccaactctcagagcaatacataaggactcgcaagatcgttgtcttgtacagtaagagtaaAGCTCTTCCTacagtgagacatttcgagcggaacagtttttgtaaggtgaaataggctctgttggctgccaacaactgtgcgcggatttcatcttcatagctgctatcggttgtgatttaatAATGAACGAAATTATTCTTGCCGTTTTatcagcgcggtttgatgttgatggttggttgatttttggtgttgatactgccatcatatattttattttgccctgattgatgtggagcccaaaatctcgcgccacctgctcgatctggaagaaggtagtttgtatgtcacgggtcgttcttccaatgatgtcaatatcgtcagcataggccagcagttagatgggcttaaagaggatcgtgcgtCATGCATttaccaggttaaagaggacgcgtgatagggcatccccttgtcgtagaccgttgttgatggcgaATGGTTTTGAGTGTGATCCTGctttttttatctggcctcgcacattgatcagggacAGCCTaggcagtcttattaatttcggcggaatatcgaattctctcatgaccgtgtacagttttacacgaCCTGACAAGATAGCGGgtaatatctcatag includes:
- the LOC119649492 gene encoding cuticle protein 64-like, with amino-acid sequence MKFVLLALALIGAASAGYVAPYGGWGYGGWGHAAAVAPLATAGWGHAAVAPLHAAYNAPVVAGYGHGWGYGAGWGHAYASPAWGYDGVWKKKAAA